Proteins encoded within one genomic window of Scomber japonicus isolate fScoJap1 chromosome 16, fScoJap1.pri, whole genome shotgun sequence:
- the qrsl1 gene encoding glutamyl-tRNA(Gln) amidotransferase subunit A, mitochondrial, producing MLSLTLREVSLALREGRISPTELCRKCLNRIKKTQHLNAYITVTEEMALKQAQEAETRLLQGAPKGPLDGIPFAVKDNFCTENIKTTCSSRMLKDYKPPYNATMVQKLLDQGAVLMGKTNMDEFAMGSGSTDGAFGPVRNPWSYAASYIEQTGATPDSDWVITGGSSGGSAAAVASLTSYLALGSDTGGSTRNPAALCGVVALKPTYGLLSRHGLIPLVNSMDVPGIMTRSASDAAIILGILQGLDTRDSTTVPSPSPPTELPQDFDVKNVRIGIPKEYHAPGLSEETLAQWSRVADMFEKAGAHVEQVSLPHTQHSIVCYHVLCHAEVASNMARFDGLEYGHRSKVDSSTESMYASTRHEGFNDVVRGRILSGNYFLLKQNYEHYFVKAQKVRRLIAEDFKHVFSSGVDVLLTPSTLTDAARYADFSQEDNRTRSAQEDVFTQPVNMAGLPAVSMPTALSRRGLPIGLQLIGPAFQDRKLLSVAQWIEQRVGFPSIADFGDSSESRIEAGVTKREQTSAV from the exons ATGCTGAGCCTGACACTGAGGGAG GTGTCCTTGGCTCTTCGGGAGGGAAGGATCTCCCCAACAGAACTTTGTAGGAAGTGTCTTAACCGCATTAAGAAAACGCAGCATCTAAATGCTTACATCACCGTGACAGAAGAGATGGCACTGAAGCAGGCGCAAGAAGCAGAAACCAGACTGCTACAGG GTGCTCCCAAAGGTCCTCTGGATGGAATCCCCTTTGCAGTCAAGGACAATTTCTGTACAGAGAATATCAAGACCACATGTTCTTCCAGGATGCTCAAAG ACTACAAACCACCATACAATGCTACAATGGTCCAGAAGCTTCTTGACCAAGGGGCTGTTCTCATGGGGAAGACCAACATGGATGAGTTTGCTATGGG TTCAGGCAGCACGGACGGGGCTTTCGGTCCAGTGAGGAACCCTTGGAGCTACGCTGCTTCCTACATAGAGCAGACGGGGGCGACACCAGATTCCGACTGGGTCATCACAGGAGGAAGCTCAGGAGGAAGTGCTGCAGCCGTAGCTTCCCTAACCAGCTACCT GGCTTTAGGTTCGGACACAGGCGGTTCCACCCGTAACCCAGCAGCACTGTGTGGTGTTGTGGCTCTGAAGCCCACCTATGGCCTGCTGTCCAGACATGGCCTCATACCTCTGGTCAACTCCATGGACGTCCCTGGCATTATGACCCGTAGTGCCAGTGATGCAGCCATCATCTTAG GTATTCTCCAAGGCCTGGATACGAGAGACTCAACAACAGTCCCGTCCCCATCGCCACCAACAGAGTTGCCTCAAGACTTTGACGTCAAGAACGTCCGCATAGGCATTCCGAAG GAGTACCATGCCCCAGGGCTGTCAGAGGAGACTTTAGCACAGTGGAGTCGTGTGGCTGACATGTTCGAAAAGGCGGGTGCGCACGTGGAGCAAGTTTCACTCCCCCACACCCAGCACTCGATTGTGTGTTACCACGTCCTGTGCCATGCCGAGGTGGCGTCGAACATGGCACGGTTCGACGGCCTAGAATACG gtCACCGTAGCAAGGTGGACAGTTCGACAGAATCCATGTATGCCTCCACCAGACACGAAGGCTTTAACGATGTGGTGAGGGGGAGGATACTGTCTGGCAACTACTTTCTCCTCAAACA AAACTACGAGCACTACTTTGTGAAAGCCCAGAAGGTTCGCCGGCTGATCGCGGAGGATTTCAAGCACGTGTTCAGCTCAGGCGTCGACGTGCTGCTGACACCGAGCACTCTCACCGACGCGGCGCGGTACGCCGACTTCTCACAGGAAGACAACCGAACACGCAGCGCACAGGAAGACGTCTTTACCCAGCCTGTCAACATGGCAG GTCTCCCGGCTGTGTCCATGCCAACTGCTTTATCAAGACGCGGCCTTCCCATTGGCTTACAGCTCATAGGCCCAGCCTTCCAGGACAGGAAGCTGCTTAGTGTTGCCCAGTGGATCGAGCAGAGGGTCGGGTTTCCCTCCATCGCTGACTTCGGAGACTCCAGCGAGAGCAGGATTGAGGCGGGTGTGACCAAAAGGGAGCAGACTTCAGCTGTATGA